The Epinephelus lanceolatus isolate andai-2023 chromosome 10, ASM4190304v1, whole genome shotgun sequence genomic sequence cctgtttggttcagttcagtcaaactcaagtttgtttgcctccccaagtgcggttcatttgggcaggtgtgaacacagggtgcacaccaaaacaactggaaagagaccttcttgaagagatgGTCTTGATCgggttacaaacaaactgtgGTGCAGTtcgcaactgcagtcacatgacacattgtttgggttaaacatgagcatgttacagtcctggaggatttttcatgtgcacctcctcctgtactgccttaatatgcacattcagcacatccaatgcatcaaaacattgttttctagttggagctgcgcctcgttttcaaactgtatggtttgactaaaatgaacaatgacagcaatatagtccacgatgaccagcgctaaaatcaacctgcgtagttgtccctccattgtgacattagaaagtgtcacatttatcttgcaagtgtattCTTCTTCAAccttttgtttacttcctggatttttcctgcatgaaAATTtggaccaatcaagagcagctttctcaagtaaggcattttatctggtcagcttgtaaatgctgcagtgagaacacgaaccaactctaggcaattatgcaactttgaaacaaatttaatccctgatttggaccaaagcaagacaactctaggtctgaaagcagcctaaaAACACTCCTGAAGGTTATTTGGTTGTATGGCTTGGAGGATTCTTTGATCATGTTAGTATTCATTCAGTGGTGTTTCTAAAACTGCTTTAACCTTCAAACTGTTACCCTGCACAATTTATCACTGAGAGGAATAATTGGAATAAGTCGTTGAGAatcaaataattaaatgaaGCAGGAGATAAACTGATTTCAGCACACTTGCATAAATGTCTTGAAGGACTCTCAGGGCAAAATGATTGAAAtcttttcaataaaatgttCGAGCTTCAAGTATGAGATACTGTGAAGGATCTTTCCTCgtctgaagaaaaaataaatgaaactgaaatgCTGCTCTTCCAAAGTGGGTTAAAGACAAGTGAACTTTGGTATCTCTACTTTGTCCTTCAGAAGCTGAATGTGTTTGAGTGGACCAACCTTTGGCCAAACTGACACATAGGAAAAAGCATGACACAGAAACTAGAACCATGAGTAACTGTGGCGTTGGCTGGCAAAATGTCAAGCTAGTAGAGACAATAACACACCCACATATCTAATCAGAGCTGGACATGAAAGAAATAAGGGAGAGAGGCTGTCTGTCTTGGCAGAGAGTTATCTGTGGCTACTAAAAGCTAGCAGCTAAGTGATTACAGACAGGTTTATGAGGACAAGGTTCATTTTAGGTTAAACGTCAGGATTTTGTCCCATCCTAAGACTGAATCGCAGCAGGCTATAAACACCAAGTAAGGCAAATAAAAAGCTATTTGGTAGATGTTCACTAATATATATAGCTGTAGAATATTGATTATATActtagcatgtgtgtgtattggtgTAACAGTgggtctgtgcatgtgtgccgCGTGGATTCCTTGGCACAAGGTGTAAGTGAGGACAGCAGGGTGAGGCAAGGTGACAGCATGACACGAGCACCTGGACTTTGGGATCATTACAGTGTGGCTTGCTATAAAAGCTGCAGAATCTCACCAGCTGAACACAAGCGCTTCCAAGTGGATACACTTGCAAACTCAGGTAAGATGATGACAAATTAGCTCAGTGTAGCATCTGAGATTTTCATTTCAGAAGTACTTCTTGGTGACCATGCTTTGCTAACCAGAGATACATGTCCATGTTATAGGATTAAACAGCCATGAAGGTCCTTGCTGTGCTCGTCCTAGCCGTTTTCAGTGGTGAGCATGTTggcaaaatattctttttttggAGCTTGAAAAAGTATCTACTGATATGATCAAGATAAATATCAGGCTGTTATGCATGGCTGAAACATTTCTAACTGCTCTTGTGTCTATCCAAAAGGCTGTCATGCCAACCTTTTCTATGCTGATGCACCCAAGCCACAGCTGGAAGTGCTGACTGATGCCTTCTGGGACTATGTTGCCAAGGCCACCCAGACAGCGGATGACACCCTCCAGATGATCAAGAAGTCTCAGTTGGGACAGGATATCAGGTAGGTCTGACAAGACCATGGTGACTATTGTCGACATGCTTATGATGTTAAAATAAACAGTGGTAACTGACATGCAATCACTCCTGACAATGAACTAAAGACAAACTCATTCTCTCGTCTAGTGCCAGTCTGACAGAGAGTGTTGAGGTGGCCAACAAGTACGCACTCAGCCTCCAGGAGCAGATTTCCCCTGCAGCCCAGGACCTGATCACCAAAGTCACCGCAGAGACTGAAGTGCTGAGAGAGCGCATGAACCAGGAGCTGAGCACCGTCAAGGACAGGCTGCAGCCCTACACCGACGACATGACAGCCCAGATCCAGCAGAGAGTGGAGCAGCTCAAACAGGAGCTGGCCCCCTACACAGAAACCGTGGACTCTGAAGCCCTGAGGACCGCCTTGATGCAGAGGAGTGAGGAGCTGAAGACCAGCCTGGAGCAGACTCTGAAGGACCTGCAGACTCATCTGGGGCCCTACACCGATGACATGCAGGTGAAGGTGGACCAGCACCTGCAAGACTTCAAGGAGAAGGTTATGCCCCTGACCGAGAAGGTCCAAGGCGAGCTGGCTCAGAGAGCCCATCAGGTGAGAGAAATGGCTGCCCCCTACGTTGATGAGGTGAGGGGAAGGCTAGACCCCTACGCTCAGGACCTCCAGAGCCAGCTCACCTCCCTCTACGAGTCCTTCGCCAAAACCAACTAAGTCAACCTCCACCTAAACAGAGAAAACTGTTTCGTATCCCTGGAACACGCCAATGTTTTaacaatgtgaaaacacaagaTCACCAGTTCTGAATGTTGAAATGTCTTTAGATATATTTTTAGTATTAAAACGAAGTATTAAAGATAAATACGGACTAAATAAGTGTTGGTCTGTGACCACACACTGTGTTCTTTTTCTATATTatgtaaataaaagtaaaagcaaaacaTGAACTTGtgagtttgttgtgttgtttgcaAAGTCCTGATGAAATTTTAAACGAGTGTCCTTCATGAAGCAGGTGAAGACAGAATATCCTTTAAATTcaaatgaaaacagacaaaaaacaagtgCAAATCATCAATATTAAATATGGAAATGGAACCTAGAAACTGTGTCTCCAGTGTGGTCACTCACACATGCATGATCGACTAGATTAGCTTTAAATCTGTAAAGAATTAGTGCCATCTGGTGAACATATAGAGTCACTTCATCGTATGTGTTCCTGTGCAGATATGGGCAGCATAGCGGCCTGCCATTTTCAATGTTTGCATTTCACTTTCGACAGTCACAAGAAAGCAAGACATGTTCTAAATCAGCTCCACAGAAAAATAAGTGGGGAATAAATCCTTTCCTGTTTGTTCAGTTCAGGTTGCAAAATCTTGCCCCCCTGCCACGCCCCTCTAAGATTCAGTTGTGGGTCTTGGACGGGGCATGTTCAGGTTTGTCTCTGCAAGTCTGAAAGCTCACATAAACACATCCTGCTTCCACcttgttttttagttttccTTTTGTGCCTCCATCCCCGCTGCCAGATCGCTCCCACGCTGCCTTACCCAGTGGCAAACAACATTCCTCTGTTCTGCCCCCAGCTGTCACAGACTACGCTCGCCGTTAACCCTCCGAGCACACACTCAGCTCTGATCTCTCATTATGTCCGATTATGTGAAGCTTTTTGGTTATATTCCAAATCTGCATGTTAAATGTTGTAATACCTTTTTGGTGTATTAATATAAATGCTTACAGGGTTTTACTGGACTAAAGACCCACCTTTCCCCCTTTCTTTTACTTTTCTTGTTCTCCTCTGTTACAGTTGTTTGGATTGGACCTGCAGCTTTAAAATGTGAGGATTCAGGAATTAAGAACCCCATTATTACATAATTATTCAAGAAAAATAACTTTGTAGATTCTGAAAAGCCAATCCTAAGGAAATGATGGCCAGATAAAAATGAAGAAAGACAAGTGAAAACTTGCATGCCATTGTGGATCACTTATAATTACTTGTGATGTTGTGCAATGTAGATTCTCAAAGCAAGAAACTCATGGCTTtgtttatgacaaaataatctgctggtgaatgtttgtctttgtcataTATTCTGATAAATGTATAAATCAAAGGAAGAAGATTTGGAGTACACTGGCATGTTTTGGATGAGTTACATCCTttgggccctgacacaccaaaccagcaTTGAAGAACCAGTGGCGATAAAAGCTGACTACAACACATTTGTATGCCAactttgtcacatatcgacatttggtcatggattttTCAAGTCCAGATACAAAGTGtgaggtaccctgggtgcgttggttgttgacgttctgggatgccgtgtcaagctctgcctgttacatgcattgtcttctttcaaaaaacacttctgttttcaccgGAAATTTACCAttaacatacagtctcttttaaataaatgcactatgtcagtacaacaatgcgAATTGATGTTTATTTGcctccaacaactaatgcacgtggttgggtttaggaaaaaaaagaacaaggtttggctttatgaTTTTATGGGGTGCTGACCACCACTCTCCCTGGTAAAaatcggtgtttgttggacccatccaccaccactcccacctgccctactttcgccgccttaactttcgttcttgtcccgtgGTGTCCCCTTCTAATGCTGCCaagcaccgttaaactataatggcaaccagctgcgtatcatgccgacattaaaggacggcttCCTCGACAGTGTCTGACGCcgtaagtcactgcccaagtgtcgCATTTCAGTGTCTTTGGAGTGACACCAGGTTGGTTGCTTAGCCTTAGGtcacctgtgtctgtgcacCTACACTTGAACACATCGCATAGACTGcagccaactagcatgtacgttctgcacaagcgtgagaggaaataactctatATCCACAGGCGATGATACTCTATATTCGTCACTCAAAAGGGGAAACCGCAAGACCGACCagatggattcaagatgctagttagctagttagcacattaacatcACAACCTGGTGCGAACAATAACACAGTTACGAACCATTGTcactaaagagctcagtggctaaaaaacatgattaaatCTAATATAACAAGGTTGTTTTGGTCTCgtgccctcttgactttagttgCTTCTTTGCTCCCCTCACTTCCTTTCACGGTGATTTCATTTGCCGACGAGCTCTGCCTGTGTCTGCTGCCGATTCAATGTGCTGAATTGGGCGAAATAAAGCCGTCATGGGTCGACTAGAGGAAATGGCACAGGACACAGTGCAAAGGTTTGGGTCTGACATTGACCAACGGCTGACCTTCGGCTCGGTGCATCTGGGCCCTTTACTCTGTGTCTGAGTATAAATCAGTCAAGTTTCATTAAATTTTTTCAACTGTCAGAAAATTTATGAAAGAAAATGCACGAGACAAATAGCTCAACATTTGGGGAAATTAACTTATCagctttcttgcagagagtcAGATGAAGTTCAATTCCACTGTCCTGTCTATACAATTAATATGAAGCATGAAAACAACTTGGTTCTGTCCGACGCTAAAAGATACACCTATTAACAAGTTATATCACAAGTATTGGATCCAGGCTAGCTGCTTACcccaagcccccaggaacagtgcCAAACAGTACTTTTCCCCATAGATTAAcgttgtgaaagagacatctgtttatcagtggatacatttttttgagcgtcaccACCTGCacgaaatgacttgtttcactatcagactttgatccatttggtcccaAAAGATTTCAGCTGTCCAGAAGAGCTGCAtggttaaatcattttatccccattgaAGTTGGCGGAGGGCTAAACTGGGAGTTAGCCGCTTAGCAATCACAAATCTCTGGTGCGCTTGCTCTCTGGGCCCCATGGTGCAGAAGATCTGGGTAAATTCATACCACAGAAATCAagctttttttggcttcatgtgccaccgagcaactttcataggcaTGATCGGAGTCCGGCCTCAAGTGCTGTGGaaagttctctttatacatccatgctttctgtctttttgctaagctaagctaactaactCTTGGCTGAAGCTTCATTTTAACATAGGCAAAAGAGATGTATCAAATGTATTCCTAAAATGTCAAGCTATTtctttaattaaatgtaatctatactaatttaaaataacattcaGCCTAATAACATATTTTAAAGGAACATGTTGCCAACCAACCAAGTTCCTGCACAGCTTGAACTCTTCAGTAGACATGaggcttttgttttttggcctAAAAGAATAAGCACACAATTATCCTGCCCTCTTACCCTGAGCACTGTACAGGGAACAACAGCAGGCAGCAGTGTGACTCAAGGTTACCTTTGTTGATGGACACGCATGAGCTGCTGCATGCATTAAACCTGTGACCCCTTCATTACAGCGAGACAATGCTATAAACACACATCAGCCCCACTCAGACATTTGGCTCCGTCGGCACCCCTCCCCCATCAGCTGATAACTCTGACTCAGAACTAGATGATGGGGGGGGGCGCTGCAGGAAAAACACTCAGTTGTGAACTTGGACGTCCAGTTCAA encodes the following:
- the LOC117265548 gene encoding uncharacterized protein LOC117265548; amino-acid sequence: MKVLAVLVLAVFSGCHANLFYADAPKPQLEVLTDAFWDYVAKATQTADDTLQMIKKSQLGQDISASLTESVEVANKYALSLQEQISPAAQDLITKVTAETEVLRERMNQELSTVKDRLQPYTDDMTAQIQQRVEQLKQELAPYTETVDSEALRTALMQRSEELKTSLEQTLKDLQTHLGPYTDDMQVKVDQHLQDFKEKVMPLTEKVQGELAQRAHQVREMAAPYVDEVRGRLDPYAQDLQSQLTSLYESFAKTN